One window of Veillonellaceae bacterium genomic DNA carries:
- a CDS encoding aspartyl-phosphate phosphatase Spo0E family protein, giving the protein MDKLFYQIEFLRQMMHDTAIEKGISHPEVLKISQKLDAVLNKCYRSQLS; this is encoded by the coding sequence ATGGACAAGCTATTTTACCAAATAGAGTTTTTGCGTCAAATGATGCACGATACAGCTATAGAAAAAGGGATATCACATCCGGAAGTTCTTAAAATCAGTCAAAAGCTTGACGCAGTGCTTAATAAATGCTATAGATCGCAATTAAGCTAA
- a CDS encoding universal stress protein, translated as MNVKSILVAYDGSRQSQKALEWAVDISAKTGAQITTVTVIKPPDFSPTGEINEFMYDAEKYYQPLLDKVKKLGRNNGRDINTILLRGNPAEAIVRYAEANDADLIVTGTRGMGGFKSLVIGSVAQKVVTYAKVPVLVIKD; from the coding sequence ATGAACGTAAAGAGTATCCTTGTCGCTTACGATGGCTCGCGTCAAAGTCAGAAAGCGCTAGAGTGGGCCGTTGATATTTCGGCAAAGACGGGTGCCCAAATTACTACTGTCACGGTAATCAAACCGCCAGACTTTAGTCCGACAGGTGAAATAAACGAATTCATGTACGATGCTGAAAAGTATTATCAGCCATTATTGGATAAAGTCAAGAAACTAGGCCGCAATAATGGCAGAGATATTAATACCATTTTACTGCGCGGCAACCCGGCTGAGGCTATTGTCAGGTATGCTGAGGCTAATGACGCCGACCTGATTGTTACTGGGACTAGGGGAATGGGCGGCTTTAAAAGCCTTGTAATCGGTAGCGTTGCTCAGAAGGTTGTAACCTATGCTAAGGTGCCGGTGCTGGTAATTAAAGATTAA
- a CDS encoding EamA family transporter, with amino-acid sequence MFLIYALFGVLCLGLAPLFGKTALNTVSPLTAFALRTIIAAALVLGWMVISKAFTELHNLPASFWVIITIEAVLAAILGDMAYFYALQNGSIHEVSVIMACAPLVTIILGHFVYNEIVSVHQLIGAVLITTGLVIISIE; translated from the coding sequence ATGTTTCTTATCTACGCATTGTTCGGTGTACTGTGCTTAGGGTTGGCGCCTTTATTTGGCAAAACGGCGCTTAACACAGTCAGTCCACTGACGGCTTTCGCTTTACGAACGATAATTGCAGCTGCGCTTGTATTAGGCTGGATGGTTATTTCCAAGGCATTTACTGAACTTCATAATTTGCCAGCATCGTTCTGGGTTATTATCACCATAGAGGCCGTCTTAGCAGCAATATTAGGGGATATGGCTTACTTTTATGCCCTTCAAAACGGCAGTATCCATGAAGTTTCGGTTATTATGGCGTGTGCCCCGTTAGTGACTATCATTCTGGGGCACTTTGTTTATAATGAAATAGTCTCAGTTCATCAATTGATTGGAGCTGTGCTTATAACAACCGGTCTTGTAATTATTAGTATTGAGTAG
- a CDS encoding DUF2892 domain-containing protein: protein MKAMFPPNAKRVQLNTSHIVNAEIHRKMLSNAASYANKNRDEISLRLQELDHEWDTERVLEANAAGFILISIILGFQFYYAWFYVAGIVAFFLLQHALQGWCPPLPIIRRLGIRTASEINDEKMALKALRGDFNRKKP, encoded by the coding sequence ATGAAGGCTATGTTTCCGCCCAATGCGAAAAGGGTCCAACTAAATACCAGTCATATCGTTAACGCCGAAATTCACCGGAAAATGCTGTCGAATGCGGCCAGCTACGCAAATAAAAACCGGGACGAAATATCACTGCGCCTCCAAGAGCTCGACCATGAATGGGATACCGAGCGAGTGTTGGAGGCTAACGCTGCCGGATTTATTCTAATCAGCATTATACTTGGGTTCCAATTTTATTACGCCTGGTTTTATGTAGCCGGCATCGTTGCGTTTTTCTTACTCCAACATGCCTTGCAAGGCTGGTGCCCGCCGCTGCCCATTATTCGCAGGCTGGGTATTAGAACTGCCAGTGAAATCAACGATGAAAAAATGGCACTAAAAGCCTTACGTGGCGATTTCAACCGCAAAAAGCCCTGA